From the Porphyrobacter sp. CACIAM 03H1 genome, the window TCGACCTTGCCTGGGGCAACCGCTCGGTCGGGGCGGCGGGTCAGCTGTCGGTGACGATCTACGACCGGCTGGGGACGCTCGCCGAGATGGCGGGCATCTTCGCGCAGAACAAGGCCAACATCATCACCCTGATGCAGGCCCAGATCGACCATCCTTTCGTCACCTACGATGTCGAGGTCGAGGTCGAGGATGCCGCGCACCTCAACCGCATCATCTCGGCCCTGCGCGCGAGCGACGCCGTGGCGCAGGCGGAGCGGCAGTAGCTTGGGCGTTATCGGGCTCGATCACGTGCAGCTTGCCATTCCGGCAGGCGGCGAGGACCGGGCACGGGCCTTCTTCGCCGGGCTGCTCGGGATGGTGGAGGTGCCCAAGCCTGCCAATCTCTCGCCCGCCGGCTGCTGGTTCACCGGCGGCGGCGCGGCGCTGCATATCGGCATCGATCCCGATTTCCGCCCCGCGACCAAGGCGCACCCCGCCTTTCTGGTCGACAATCTTGCGGACCTGCGGGCGCGGCTCGCCGGAGCGGGCTGCCCGATCCGCGAGGACAAGCCGGTGGAGGGCTATGCCCGTTTCTTCACCGAAGACCCCTTCGGCAACCGCATCGAACTGATGCAGCGGGTGTAGCGCCATCGCGTCATTGCGAGCGAAGCGAAGCAATCCATGGATCGGCATCGCACCCGGCGCGGCGGTCCGTTGATGGATTGCCGCGTCGCCTTCGGCTCCTCGCAATGACGATCAGTCGAGGCGCGGACCATACCGACCCAGCACCGATGCGCCACCGTCCCCCCGGCAGCCCCTTGGCCAGCCGTACCGGTGGGTCGATGGTGCGGATGTTCGTGCTGCCCGTCACCCGTTTCCTACTGCGCCTCGGTGCGATAGGGCGGCGGACGGCTTTTTCGCATCGTCCTGTCACTGCTTCGGGCCGCAGGCGGGCCAAAAAACGCTCCGCACAGTGTCAACTTCGGTTTTTCGGCACAAGTGCATGAGATGCCGAAGAAAATCCTGTGGGATTGCGAAGTTTACAATGTCAACTTTGTAAACTTCGCAAGAATGCTGCGCGGCTGCCCCGCCGCCCTAGGGCACCCGCCGCACCGGCACGCGGATGTTGCAGATGTCCGCGCCGCCGGCGGGTGTGATAAAGAAGGGATCGCGGCGGTTGGCGATGGCCTCG encodes:
- a CDS encoding VOC family protein, with the protein product MGVIGLDHVQLAIPAGGEDRARAFFAGLLGMVEVPKPANLSPAGCWFTGGGAALHIGIDPDFRPATKAHPAFLVDNLADLRARLAGAGCPIREDKPVEGYARFFTEDPFGNRIELMQRV